From one Gossypium hirsutum isolate 1008001.06 chromosome D08, Gossypium_hirsutum_v2.1, whole genome shotgun sequence genomic stretch:
- the LOC107947675 gene encoding reticulon-like protein B3, whose translation MSDHEDKHEESLLEKISEKVKGHDLSSSSSDSDDDKPSESSMKAKVFRLFGRERPVHDVFGGGKQADIFLWRNKKISAGALGVATVIWVLFELLEYHLLTLVCHLLILALALLFLWSNAATFIHKSPPRIPEVQIPKDPVLEFAQALRFEINRGFAVLRDIASGRDLKKFLSVIAGLWVLSIVGSWCNFLTLFYIVFVLLHTLPVLYEKYEDKVDPLTEKAWHEIKKQYAMFDAKVLSKIPKRPLKEKEKEKKKD comes from the exons ATGTCTGATCACGAAGACAAGCACGAGGAATCGTTGTTGGAGAAGATATCAGAGAAGGTCAAAGGCCATGATTTATCTTCCTCCTCCTCGGATTCCGATGATGACAAGCCATCAGAATCCTCCATGAAGGCCAAAGTCTTCCGTCTGTTTGGAAGAGAAAGGCCCGTCCACGACGTTTTCGGTGGAGGCAAAC AGGCTGATATTTTCCTGTGGAGGAACAAAAAGATTTCGGCAGGAGCACTAGGTGTTGCAActgtgatttgggttttgtttgaATTGCTCGAGTACCATCTTCTCACACTAGTCTGTCACTTGTTGATACTTGCTCTTGCATTACTCTTCTTGTGGTCAAATGCTGCTACCTTCATCCACAA gTCTCCACCTCGCATCCCTGAAGTTCAAATCCCCAAGGACCCAGTTTTAGAGTTTGCCCAAGCGCTTAGGTTTGAGATTAACCGGGGTTTCGCCGTCCTGCGGGATATTGCATCAGGAAGAGATCTTAAGAAGTTCCTCTCT GTGATCGCTGGCTTGTGGGTCTTGTCTATTGTGGGAAGTTGGTGCAACTTCTTGACACTGTTCTACATAG tattCGTACTACTACACACCCTGCCTGTTCTGTATGAGAAGTATGAAGACAAGGTGGACCCATTGACCGAGAAAGCATGGCATGAGATCAAGAAGCAGTATGCAATGTTTGATGCAAAAGTACTGAGTAAGATTCCCAAGAGACCATtgaaggagaaggagaaggagaagaagaaagattAG
- the LOC121220338 gene encoding uncharacterized protein produces the protein MANPRDNVSAITLRSGKELRSILKKVQNSDEEDDTEADLQPSQAAPKEAGKSRFQQPTASYDGANFEQEMRVPEPRAQASQNANNQPWSYVPKAPFPQRLRKEKSDDVNAEILETFRKVQVNIPLIDAIKQVPRYAKFLKELCTSKRKLIGNEKISLGENVSVVFQKKLPTKCKDPRMFSIPCKIEDLKLDRAMLDLGASINVMPRSIYDRVQLGALKDTGLIIQLVDRSNAYPYGVLKDVLVQVNDLVFAADFYVLDMRPNDNSIDVPLLLGRPFLKTARTKIDVRKGNLTMEFDSEIIKFNIFDAMRYPTDINSLFTLDVIDNFVQDVYELGDEDELKSVLAKSIFDIDEQEFIIYDSLIDSVCALDHPN, from the exons ATGGCAAATCCGAGGGATAATGTCAGTGCTATAACCTTACGAAGTGGGAAGGAGTTGAGATCGATACTAAAGAAGGTCCAAAACAGCGACGAGGAAGACGACACTGAG GCTGATTTACAACCGTCGCAAGCAGCACCAAAGGAAGCAGGGAAATCACGTTTTCAACAGCCCACTGCTTCGTACGATGGAGCAAATTTTGAACAGGAAATGAGGGTTCCCGAGCCTCGAGCACAAGCAAGTCAGAACGCTAATAATCAACCTTGGTCTTATGTGCCGAAGGCGCCATTTCCACAGCGTTTGAGGAAGGAAAAGTCAGACGACGTCAATGCCGAAATTCTAGAGACTTTCCGCAAGGTACAAGTTAATATTCCATTGATTGATGCAATAAAACAAGTGCCTAGATATGCTAAGTTTTTGAAAGAATTATGCACATCTAAAAGGAAATTAATTGGAAATGAAAAAATTAGCTTAGGCGAAAATGTCTCTGTAGTATTTCAAAAGAAACTCCCAACTAAATGCAAAGATCCGAGAATGTTTTCGATACCTTGTAAGATAGAAGACCTTAAACTTGATAGAGCTATGCTCGATTTGGGAGCTTCTATAAATGTAATGCCTAGGAGTATCTACGATAGGGTTCAATTAGGTGCATTAAAAGACACAGGACTGATAATTCAACTTGTAGATAGGAGTAATGCCTACCCTTATGGTGTTTTAAAAGATGTTCTAGTGCAAGTGAATGACTTAGTCTTTGCAgctgatttttatgttttagacaTGAGACCTAATGATAATTCAATTGATGTGCCTTTACTCTTAGGAAGACCTTTTCTTAAGACAGCTAGAACGAAAATTGATGTGCGTAAAGGGAATTTAACTATGGAATTTGATagtgagataattaaatttaatatatttgatgcTATGAGATATCCCACTGATATTAATTCCTTATTTACTCTTGATGTAATTGACAATTTTGTTCAAGATGTCTATGAATTAGGGGATGAGGACGAGTTGAAAAGCGTTCTGGCTAAGAGCATTTTTGATATTGATGAGCAAGAATTTATCATTTATGATTCTTTAATTGACTCAGTTTGTGCATTAGACCACCCAAATTGA